One window from the genome of Pyxidicoccus xibeiensis encodes:
- a CDS encoding efflux RND transporter periplasmic adaptor subunit, whose amino-acid sequence MVRVPSMTLSAAVLGGLAVLLAGLLSAGCSGPASAAATPPGEALVRVRLAPVVTEEVARPVRASGTLAGKQEVRLSFKVGGVVQGVSADEGQKVKRGQVLAALDLSEIAPQVAQAREAREKAARDLARAKQLHADQVATLAQLEDATTGYEVADSAWKAAAFNQRQATILAPSDGRILKRMVEPGEVVAPGQPLFLFASTHGGWVVRVGLADRDVVRVKEGDAAEVTLDAYPGRTFRARVSEVASAATPGVGTAEVELALDMGTLPAGEAPPRLLSGLSAKAVVTPSERQALQLIPVEALLEGDGEVASVFTLDADGRTARRKRVRLAFLSSTDGRAALSEGPGSGARVITDGVAFLRDGQAVAVVETPAQGPTTRR is encoded by the coding sequence ATGGTGCGTGTCCCGTCGATGACCCTCTCCGCCGCCGTGCTGGGTGGCCTCGCCGTCCTGCTCGCTGGCCTGCTCTCGGCGGGCTGCTCGGGTCCGGCCTCCGCCGCCGCCACTCCCCCCGGAGAGGCCCTCGTTCGTGTGCGGCTGGCACCGGTCGTCACCGAGGAGGTGGCCCGCCCCGTGCGCGCCAGCGGGACGCTGGCCGGGAAGCAGGAGGTCCGGCTGTCCTTCAAGGTGGGCGGGGTGGTGCAGGGCGTGTCCGCCGACGAGGGGCAGAAGGTGAAGCGCGGGCAGGTGCTCGCCGCGCTGGACCTGTCGGAAATCGCTCCCCAGGTGGCCCAGGCGCGCGAGGCCCGGGAGAAGGCCGCGAGAGACCTGGCGCGCGCGAAGCAGCTCCACGCCGACCAGGTGGCCACGCTGGCGCAGCTCGAGGACGCCACCACCGGCTACGAGGTGGCGGACTCGGCATGGAAGGCGGCGGCCTTCAACCAGCGGCAGGCCACCATCCTCGCGCCATCCGACGGCCGCATCCTCAAGCGCATGGTGGAGCCGGGCGAGGTGGTGGCCCCGGGCCAGCCGCTCTTCCTCTTCGCCAGCACGCACGGCGGCTGGGTGGTGCGCGTGGGGCTGGCGGACCGGGACGTGGTGCGCGTGAAGGAAGGAGACGCGGCCGAGGTGACGCTCGACGCGTACCCGGGCCGCACCTTCCGCGCCCGCGTCAGCGAGGTGGCCAGCGCCGCCACGCCGGGCGTGGGCACCGCCGAGGTGGAGCTCGCCCTGGACATGGGCACGCTGCCCGCGGGCGAGGCGCCTCCGCGGCTGCTGTCGGGCCTGTCCGCCAAGGCCGTGGTGACGCCCTCCGAGCGGCAGGCGCTGCAGCTCATCCCGGTGGAGGCGCTGCTGGAGGGCGACGGCGAGGTCGCCAGCGTCTTCACCCTGGATGCGGACGGCCGCACCGCGCGGCGCAAGCGCGTCCGCCTGGCCTTCCTCTCCTCCACGGACGGGCGCGCGGCGCTGTCCGAGGGGCCGGGGAGCGGGGCTCGCGTCATCACCGACGGGGTGGCCTTCCTTCGCGACGGGCAGGCCGTGGCGGTGGTGGAGACGCCCGCCCAGGGGCCCACGACGCGCCGCTGA
- a CDS encoding excinuclease ABC subunit UvrC, giving the protein MESRVESILAHVREHAENRPGTYRMLGPSGEVLYVGKSVRVRTRLLSYFRADEGDKAAEIISHAHRIEWEYTASEFAALLQEFRLIKSQRPLYNVEHKRDRGYCFIHLTREPVPRLRVVGRANGESGDYYGPFHGRSAVSEVVRAVSDLLELRDCAADTPMRLADQFQLFPLKQEPLCMRGQLSRCLAPCAGGCTHAEYHERVTQARAFLEGTSDTPLLLLRERMALAARRLQFEYAAELRDRAERLEQMRGWIVELGRMLKRLSFVYTVPGHGGEDRTYVVRRGSVRDELPTPSTKEEHAHVEARARAIFERPEPETLGLRAHEAQEVMLIARWFRLHPEELERTLPSSQLLTPPDASTPTP; this is encoded by the coding sequence ATGGAATCCCGCGTCGAATCCATCCTCGCGCACGTCCGCGAGCACGCCGAGAACCGCCCCGGGACCTACCGCATGCTGGGGCCCTCGGGAGAGGTGCTCTACGTGGGCAAGTCCGTGCGGGTGCGCACGCGGCTGCTCTCGTACTTCCGCGCGGACGAGGGGGACAAGGCGGCGGAGATCATCTCCCACGCGCACCGTATCGAGTGGGAATACACCGCCAGCGAGTTCGCCGCGCTCCTCCAGGAGTTCCGGCTCATCAAGTCGCAGCGGCCCCTCTACAACGTGGAGCACAAGCGGGACCGGGGCTACTGCTTCATCCACCTCACGCGCGAGCCCGTGCCCCGGCTGCGCGTGGTGGGCCGGGCCAACGGAGAGAGCGGCGACTACTACGGCCCCTTCCACGGCCGGAGCGCCGTGTCCGAGGTGGTGCGCGCGGTGAGCGACCTGCTGGAGCTGCGCGACTGCGCCGCGGACACGCCCATGCGGCTGGCGGACCAGTTCCAGCTCTTCCCGCTGAAGCAGGAGCCGCTGTGCATGCGCGGCCAGCTGTCACGCTGCCTCGCGCCGTGCGCCGGAGGCTGCACGCATGCGGAGTACCACGAGCGCGTCACCCAGGCGCGCGCCTTCCTGGAGGGCACGTCGGACACGCCGCTGCTGCTGCTGCGCGAGCGCATGGCCCTGGCCGCCCGCCGCCTCCAGTTCGAGTACGCCGCCGAGCTGAGGGACCGCGCCGAGCGGCTGGAGCAGATGCGCGGCTGGATTGTGGAGCTGGGCCGGATGCTCAAGCGCCTCTCCTTCGTGTACACGGTGCCCGGCCACGGCGGGGAAGACCGCACCTACGTGGTGCGCCGGGGCAGCGTGCGGGACGAGCTGCCCACCCCGAGCACCAAGGAGGAGCACGCGCACGTGGAGGCCCGGGCGCGCGCCATCTTCGAGCGCCCCGAGCCGGAGACGCTCGGCCTGCGCGCGCACGAGGCCCAGGAGGTGATGCTCATCGCCCGCTGGTTCCGCCTGCACCCCGAGGAGCTGGAGCGCACCCTCCCCTCGAGCCAGCTGCTCACACCGCCGGACGCCTCCACGCCCACGCCCTGA
- a CDS encoding serine/threonine-protein kinase codes for MTRPDGDLRIDAVLRNTYRIVSLLGRGGMGSVYLAQHLRLPGKQVAVKVLRGGDHLTQEILTRFRREAEIASRLGHPNIVEVLDYDTLEDGNPFLVLEFLRGESLATRLERGRLPLDQVFSFTRQMGSALQAAHGAGIVHRDLKPANVHLVPTDSGGIVTERVKLLDFGISKVLSSETLQTQEATIIGTPQYMSPEQAMGKNREIDARTDIFALGCIVYEMMAGKPVFGAGGLAQMIFRVVYEPAEPLGPLCPEAPAHAVSAVMKALSKSPDERYPDVASFVLDLTGSPLHTLSPAAAQPVPKVGPRPPSGIALPSSNAADVGSEGFDATIAPGSVKSSGSGTGVMGQVQPDVGFAGTGRMGLVQPEAPPSPAGFANTGRLPAPSIDPPGLEPTLISKQVPSVPAPERPPQPATALTPPVSAAPQPTPASGPLPAVAQVQPAPPPSSNRGLMVAAALALFGAGGGVVWWMNRPETPPTAPAAVTPQATAQQPQPAPSPPQAAAQPQTVPGTPTTTAQANNDTQPPPTQQAQTVVPTVATVTSDKPATTTQRPSSRPEPREELPEQVVQMLKEGESALAAGNATRAIELARSSQRTQKSKAAYSLLTRAYCQQKDLGGAKSEWPKVGRADQSRVKKFCMKHDIEL; via the coding sequence ATGACCCGACCCGACGGTGACCTCCGCATTGATGCGGTATTGCGGAACACGTACAGGATTGTCTCCCTGCTCGGCAGGGGAGGCATGGGCTCGGTGTACCTGGCCCAGCACCTGCGGCTCCCCGGCAAACAGGTGGCGGTGAAGGTGCTGCGCGGCGGCGACCACCTCACGCAGGAGATCCTCACCCGCTTCCGCCGCGAGGCGGAGATTGCCTCCCGCCTGGGCCACCCCAACATCGTCGAGGTGCTCGACTACGACACCCTGGAGGACGGCAACCCCTTCCTGGTGCTGGAGTTCCTGCGCGGAGAGAGCCTGGCGACGCGGCTGGAGCGGGGACGGCTGCCGCTGGACCAGGTGTTCTCCTTCACCCGGCAGATGGGCTCGGCGCTGCAGGCCGCGCACGGCGCGGGCATCGTCCACCGCGACCTCAAGCCGGCCAACGTGCACCTGGTGCCCACCGACTCCGGCGGCATCGTCACCGAGCGCGTGAAGCTGCTCGACTTCGGCATCTCCAAGGTCCTCAGCTCGGAGACGCTGCAGACGCAGGAAGCGACCATCATCGGCACGCCGCAGTACATGTCGCCCGAGCAGGCGATGGGCAAGAACCGCGAAATCGACGCGCGCACGGACATCTTCGCGCTCGGCTGCATCGTCTACGAGATGATGGCCGGCAAGCCCGTCTTCGGCGCGGGCGGCCTGGCGCAGATGATCTTCCGCGTCGTGTACGAGCCGGCCGAGCCCCTCGGCCCCCTCTGCCCCGAGGCCCCCGCGCACGCCGTCTCGGCGGTGATGAAGGCGCTCTCGAAGAGCCCCGACGAGCGCTACCCGGATGTGGCCTCCTTCGTGCTCGACCTCACGGGCAGCCCGCTCCACACGCTGTCCCCCGCCGCGGCCCAGCCGGTGCCCAAGGTCGGCCCCCGTCCGCCCTCGGGCATCGCCCTGCCCTCCAGCAACGCGGCGGACGTGGGCTCCGAGGGCTTCGACGCCACCATCGCCCCGGGCAGCGTGAAGAGCAGCGGCTCCGGAACGGGCGTCATGGGCCAGGTCCAGCCCGACGTGGGCTTCGCCGGTACGGGCCGCATGGGCCTCGTCCAGCCCGAGGCACCACCCTCCCCGGCGGGCTTCGCGAACACGGGCCGCCTGCCCGCGCCGAGCATCGACCCGCCGGGCCTGGAGCCCACGCTCATCTCCAAGCAGGTGCCCTCCGTCCCGGCGCCCGAGCGCCCGCCCCAGCCGGCCACCGCGCTGACGCCGCCCGTGTCCGCCGCGCCCCAACCCACTCCCGCGTCCGGCCCGCTTCCGGCCGTGGCGCAGGTGCAGCCGGCCCCGCCTCCTTCTTCGAATCGGGGGCTGATGGTCGCCGCGGCCCTGGCGCTCTTCGGTGCGGGAGGCGGCGTGGTCTGGTGGATGAACCGTCCCGAGACGCCTCCCACCGCCCCTGCCGCCGTCACCCCGCAGGCCACCGCGCAGCAGCCGCAGCCGGCCCCGAGCCCCCCGCAGGCCGCCGCGCAGCCGCAGACCGTCCCGGGCACCCCGACGACCACCGCGCAGGCCAACAACGACACGCAGCCGCCCCCCACGCAGCAGGCGCAGACCGTGGTGCCCACGGTGGCCACCGTCACCTCGGACAAGCCGGCCACCACCACGCAGCGCCCGTCGTCACGGCCCGAGCCGCGCGAGGAGCTGCCGGAGCAGGTGGTGCAGATGCTGAAGGAGGGCGAGAGCGCCCTCGCGGCGGGCAATGCCACGCGGGCCATCGAGCTCGCCCGCAGCAGCCAGCGCACGCAGAAGAGCAAGGCGGCGTACTCGCTGCTCACTCGCGCCTACTGCCAGCAGAAGGACCTGGGCGGGGCCAAGAGCGAGTGGCCGAAGGTCGGCCGCGCGGACCAGTCCCGGGTCAAGAAGTTCTGCATGAAGCACGACATCGAGCTCTGA
- a CDS encoding Vgb family protein produces the protein MRGWWLGCAALAAGLLVGCAGGLDEQAGSTEVHEESGRGEPGDVRAQSKDDEREVYDETFGRGAGPEWSHRRVSRTPKGGRQFLGPFSQQEVTLRLDDLPAHDEVEVSLDLFVLKSWDGNDATKGPDRWVASVDGGRVLLDATFSNDAAPYDARYSQSYPGPYPGGSYPGLTGAEERGTLGYPDESGYGSKGDSLHRLTFTFRHTGGELTLRFADPPRGEANEQWGVDSVSVKVRKKKGGDLLVSSGLNASVLRYDGDTGEFVGVFVAPGAGGLINPQELVYGPDGNLYIASFDTGEVLRYDGKTGAFIDVFVPAGSGGLGAPGGLIFGPDGNLYVADSFFGTNSVLRYDGDTGAFLDVFATGGGLLVPQRMAFDKKGNLLVVSIVGNNVVRYDGDTGAPLPAPGQPGAIFIPAIEAVTIAFGRDGRVYVGTRDDDVRRYDGKTGAFIDVFVEPGSGGVSDALDLEFGPDGNLYLPDFLPGTVLRYSGRTGDFIDAFVPPGSGGLGFSVTLTFMPKKRSRSHGVAPSL, from the coding sequence ATGAGGGGATGGTGGCTGGGATGTGCCGCACTTGCGGCGGGGTTGCTGGTCGGGTGCGCGGGAGGCCTGGACGAGCAGGCAGGCTCCACGGAGGTCCACGAGGAGTCAGGACGCGGCGAGCCGGGAGACGTGAGGGCGCAGTCGAAAGACGATGAGCGGGAGGTCTACGACGAGACCTTCGGCCGGGGAGCAGGCCCGGAGTGGAGCCACCGCCGCGTCTCCCGGACGCCCAAGGGCGGGCGTCAGTTCCTCGGCCCCTTCAGCCAGCAGGAGGTGACGCTCCGTCTGGACGACCTGCCGGCACATGACGAAGTCGAGGTCAGCCTGGACCTGTTCGTCCTGAAGTCGTGGGATGGCAACGACGCCACGAAGGGCCCGGACCGCTGGGTGGCGAGCGTGGATGGTGGCCGCGTGCTGCTGGACGCCACCTTCTCCAATGACGCCGCGCCGTACGACGCGCGGTACTCCCAGTCGTATCCGGGGCCGTACCCCGGAGGCAGCTACCCAGGGCTCACGGGCGCGGAGGAACGGGGCACGCTCGGGTACCCGGACGAGTCCGGCTACGGCAGCAAGGGCGACTCGCTCCACCGGCTCACCTTCACGTTCCGGCACACGGGGGGCGAGCTGACGCTCCGCTTCGCGGACCCGCCGCGCGGCGAGGCCAACGAGCAGTGGGGCGTGGACTCGGTGAGCGTGAAGGTCCGCAAGAAGAAGGGGGGCGACCTGCTGGTCAGCAGTGGCCTCAACGCCAGCGTGCTGCGCTATGACGGGGACACGGGCGAGTTCGTCGGCGTCTTCGTCGCGCCCGGCGCCGGTGGGCTCATCAACCCGCAGGAGCTGGTGTACGGGCCGGATGGAAACCTCTACATCGCCAGCTTCGATACCGGTGAGGTGCTGCGCTACGACGGGAAGACGGGAGCGTTCATCGACGTGTTCGTGCCCGCGGGCAGTGGTGGGCTGGGCGCACCGGGCGGACTCATCTTCGGGCCGGACGGCAACCTGTACGTCGCCGACAGCTTCTTCGGCACCAACAGCGTGCTGCGCTACGACGGGGACACGGGGGCCTTCCTCGACGTGTTCGCGACGGGCGGCGGCCTCCTGGTTCCACAGCGGATGGCCTTCGACAAGAAGGGGAACCTGCTGGTCGTGAGCATCGTGGGCAACAACGTGGTGCGCTACGACGGGGACACGGGGGCTCCGCTCCCGGCGCCGGGACAACCGGGAGCCATCTTCATTCCGGCCATCGAAGCGGTGACGATTGCGTTCGGCAGGGACGGCAGGGTCTATGTCGGCACGAGGGACGACGACGTGCGGCGCTACGACGGGAAGACGGGCGCCTTCATCGACGTCTTCGTGGAACCGGGGAGCGGCGGGGTGAGCGACGCCCTCGACCTCGAATTCGGGCCGGACGGCAACCTGTACCTGCCGGACTTCCTCCCCGGCACGGTGCTCCGCTACAGCGGGAGGACGGGTGACTTCATCGACGCCTTCGTGCCGCCTGGCAGTGGAGGGCTCGGGTTCTCCGTCACCCTGACGTTCATGCCCAAGAAGCGCTCCCGGTCGCATGGTGTCGCGCCGAGCCTCTGA
- a CDS encoding vWA domain-containing protein — protein sequence MGHEKPVEPFSDLHVEEGKVRAVLLHDPTVEGLDVAIYMDASGSMQDEYKYETPSRSFLEWIRGAPLKDPANMVEPQVQWMLEYLATKDRNGQLRVAYWASGASGRDVEVVGELKGVDVKQYKFPGAKKLGSHTYLAPALKDYVRYLKEQVPNGARRGCAVIVTDGQLHDADEVEKFSAQVAKEIASGKLPRLNFVLVGVGNGIDEEQLEKIAHAEYPGVGHLWCHRIAKEITQVAELVAVLVDENMTVAAGGTIYDDKGKVLKTYEGRLPAVLEFDVPEGTESFTLEVNGQRYTQPLPDEDHHDEDEDHH from the coding sequence ATGGGACACGAGAAGCCCGTAGAGCCGTTTTCGGACCTCCATGTCGAGGAGGGGAAGGTTCGCGCGGTGTTGCTGCACGACCCCACCGTCGAGGGCCTGGACGTGGCCATCTACATGGACGCGTCGGGCAGCATGCAGGACGAGTACAAGTACGAGACGCCCTCGCGCAGCTTCCTCGAGTGGATTCGCGGCGCGCCGCTGAAGGACCCCGCCAACATGGTGGAGCCCCAGGTGCAGTGGATGCTCGAGTACCTGGCGACCAAGGACCGCAACGGCCAGCTCCGTGTGGCGTACTGGGCCAGCGGCGCGTCCGGCCGTGACGTGGAGGTGGTGGGCGAGCTGAAGGGCGTGGACGTGAAGCAGTACAAGTTCCCCGGCGCGAAGAAGCTCGGGAGCCACACGTACCTGGCGCCGGCGCTGAAGGACTACGTGCGCTACCTCAAGGAGCAGGTGCCCAACGGCGCGCGCCGCGGCTGCGCGGTCATCGTCACCGACGGCCAGCTCCACGACGCGGACGAGGTGGAGAAGTTCTCCGCGCAGGTCGCGAAGGAGATTGCCTCCGGCAAGCTGCCGCGGCTGAACTTCGTCCTGGTCGGCGTGGGCAACGGCATCGACGAGGAGCAGCTGGAGAAGATTGCGCACGCCGAGTACCCGGGCGTGGGCCACCTCTGGTGCCACCGCATCGCCAAGGAAATCACCCAGGTGGCGGAGCTGGTGGCGGTGCTCGTCGACGAGAACATGACGGTCGCCGCCGGCGGCACCATCTACGACGACAAGGGCAAGGTGCTGAAGACCTACGAGGGCCGCCTGCCCGCGGTGCTGGAGTTCGACGTGCCCGAGGGCACGGAGAGCTTCACCCTGGAGGTGAACGGCCAGCGCTACACCCAGCCGCTGCCGGACGAGGACCACCACGACGAGGACGAGGACCACCACTGA
- a CDS encoding immunoglobulin domain-containing family protein, translated as MNFQRFAAVAATLACSASLAAEPVTPPWGKEENLGQKMLMEATSVCTDDKGHYMVLAPKEDDSGSVLYYGDGKTFVEVPPPGRYASAGSFLEPRFFNKDANPNFRGMDYRVISNIDLDKKDNSCALRCGERKIPFTLMDGAQAAELLRKASYQPSPQKYVPYVLLRDTKGNYYFVDRGFHPSEQKSYRVFIGQRGSLKQQKMTNVVADSEGEIFSTKKGDLRLVLDKNKPSMWIENAKKQHELREVPVQENLPLIYNDLGVYEGVKLGTPCDDQ; from the coding sequence ATGAACTTCCAGCGATTCGCAGCCGTCGCGGCCACTCTCGCATGTAGCGCCTCCCTGGCGGCCGAGCCCGTCACTCCCCCCTGGGGCAAGGAGGAGAACCTCGGCCAGAAGATGCTGATGGAGGCCACCTCCGTCTGCACCGACGACAAGGGCCACTACATGGTGCTGGCACCCAAGGAGGACGACAGCGGCTCCGTCCTCTACTACGGCGACGGGAAGACCTTCGTCGAGGTGCCCCCTCCCGGCCGGTATGCCTCGGCGGGCTCCTTCCTGGAGCCGCGCTTCTTCAACAAGGACGCCAACCCCAACTTCCGCGGCATGGACTACCGGGTCATCTCCAACATCGACCTGGACAAGAAGGACAACTCCTGCGCGCTGCGCTGTGGCGAGCGGAAGATTCCCTTCACCCTGATGGACGGCGCCCAGGCGGCGGAGCTGCTGCGCAAGGCGTCGTACCAGCCCAGCCCGCAGAAGTACGTGCCCTACGTGCTGCTGCGCGACACGAAGGGCAACTACTACTTCGTGGACCGGGGCTTCCACCCGTCCGAGCAGAAGAGCTACCGCGTCTTCATCGGCCAGCGTGGCTCGCTGAAGCAGCAGAAGATGACCAACGTCGTCGCGGACTCCGAGGGTGAAATCTTCTCCACCAAGAAGGGCGACCTCCGGCTGGTGCTGGACAAGAACAAGCCCTCCATGTGGATCGAGAACGCCAAGAAGCAGCACGAGCTGCGCGAGGTGCCCGTGCAGGAGAACCTGCCGCTCATCTACAACGACCTGGGCGTGTACGAGGGCGTCAAGCTGGGCACGCCCTGCGACGACCAGTAG
- a CDS encoding ammonium transporter, with protein MRKWLAVALLVGVGVAGLLVTPAAQVKQGGPINTADTAWILTATALVLLMTPGLSFFYGGMVRLKNVVSTLLQSFIAMAVISLLWVVVGFSLAFGDSFHGLIGDPRTFFMFSGVGGETHPDLAPTIPLLLFALFQLKFAIITPALITGAFAERVRFKAYVLFMVLFTLVIYAPLAHATWHPEGILRKWGVLDFAGGTVVHMSAGFAALAGALVLGRRKVHLENAAHTPANIPFVMLGTGMLWFGWFGFNAGSALSASSLATLAFATTNTASAAAMLGWMAFDWLRGRRPSAMGACIGAVVGLVAVTPAAGFITVGQSIVVGLVASFVSNAAAHFKSRTAIDDTLDVFPCHGLGGVVGMVLTGVLAKDVGLIYGETRTFLMHMLALGLVSVFSFVGSYLLYKLVDRIVPLRVTHEQEELGLDLSQHGETVGELNVAPATAPAPAAVASAATAETEPGSASVPLPA; from the coding sequence ATGAGGAAGTGGTTGGCGGTGGCCCTTCTGGTCGGTGTGGGTGTGGCGGGTCTGCTGGTGACTCCGGCGGCGCAGGTGAAGCAGGGCGGGCCCATCAACACGGCGGACACGGCGTGGATCCTCACGGCGACGGCGCTGGTGCTGTTGATGACGCCGGGCCTGTCGTTCTTCTACGGCGGCATGGTGCGGCTGAAGAACGTGGTGTCCACGCTGCTGCAGAGCTTCATCGCCATGGCGGTCATCAGCCTGCTCTGGGTGGTGGTGGGCTTCAGCCTGGCTTTCGGTGACAGCTTCCACGGGTTGATTGGCGACCCGCGCACCTTCTTCATGTTCAGCGGCGTGGGCGGTGAGACGCACCCGGACCTGGCGCCCACGATTCCCCTGCTGCTGTTCGCGCTGTTCCAGCTCAAGTTCGCCATCATCACCCCGGCGCTCATCACCGGCGCGTTCGCGGAGCGGGTGCGCTTCAAGGCGTACGTGCTGTTCATGGTGCTCTTCACCCTGGTCATCTACGCGCCGCTGGCGCACGCGACGTGGCACCCGGAGGGCATCCTGCGCAAGTGGGGGGTGCTGGACTTCGCGGGCGGCACGGTGGTGCACATGTCGGCGGGCTTCGCGGCGCTGGCGGGCGCGCTGGTGCTGGGGCGCCGCAAGGTGCACCTGGAGAACGCGGCGCACACGCCGGCCAACATCCCCTTCGTGATGCTGGGCACGGGCATGCTGTGGTTCGGCTGGTTCGGCTTCAACGCGGGCTCGGCGCTGTCGGCCTCGTCACTGGCCACGCTGGCGTTCGCCACGACGAACACGGCCTCGGCGGCGGCGATGCTGGGGTGGATGGCGTTCGACTGGCTGCGCGGCCGCAGGCCCAGTGCGATGGGCGCCTGCATCGGCGCGGTGGTGGGCCTGGTGGCGGTGACGCCGGCGGCGGGCTTCATCACGGTGGGGCAGAGCATCGTGGTGGGCCTGGTGGCCAGCTTCGTGAGCAACGCGGCGGCGCACTTCAAGAGCCGCACGGCCATCGACGACACGCTGGACGTGTTCCCCTGCCACGGCCTGGGCGGCGTGGTGGGCATGGTGCTCACGGGCGTGCTGGCCAAGGACGTGGGCCTCATCTACGGAGAGACGCGCACCTTCCTGATGCACATGTTGGCGCTGGGGCTGGTGTCGGTCTTCTCCTTCGTGGGCTCGTACCTGCTCTACAAGCTGGTGGACCGCATCGTCCCGCTGCGCGTCACCCACGAGCAGGAGGAGCTGGGGCTGGACCTGAGCCAGCACGGCGAGACGGTGGGTGAGCTGAACGTGGCACCGGCGACGGCTCCCGCGCCCGCTGCCGTCGCGAGCGCGGCCACCGCGGAGACTGAGCCCGGAAGCGCTTCCGTGCCGCTGCCCGCCTGA
- a CDS encoding GNAT family N-acetyltransferase yields MPTDKPPDTLEVRVRRIHRRDLNRTWEFLKLVFRDVNRETVEYQRPRSKRRFMEVYTSEWIEQLLYEVGGEIVGYSECAFEATGDDNWVNPRWFEKRGMRPLFVEELAVHPDYQGRGVGSFMMDQLQHLARTRGCTHLVLEVAENNEAALAWYRARSFYKLDAAIFMAQKVPGEPDLLPPRRIKRRPKATPEAGASPNTGPMPETPAPRTGARKGRAAKKSG; encoded by the coding sequence ATGCCGACGGACAAGCCACCGGACACGCTCGAGGTGCGCGTCCGCCGCATCCACCGCCGTGACCTGAACCGGACCTGGGAGTTCCTCAAGCTCGTCTTCCGCGACGTGAATCGCGAGACGGTGGAGTACCAGCGTCCCCGCTCGAAGCGGCGCTTCATGGAGGTCTACACCTCCGAGTGGATAGAGCAGCTGCTCTACGAGGTGGGCGGGGAAATCGTCGGGTACTCGGAGTGCGCCTTCGAGGCCACGGGCGACGACAACTGGGTCAACCCGCGCTGGTTCGAGAAGCGGGGCATGCGGCCGCTGTTCGTGGAGGAGCTGGCCGTGCACCCGGACTACCAGGGGCGCGGGGTGGGGAGCTTCATGATGGATCAGCTCCAGCACCTGGCGCGCACGCGGGGCTGCACGCACCTGGTGCTGGAGGTGGCGGAGAACAACGAGGCCGCCCTGGCGTGGTACCGGGCGCGCAGCTTCTACAAGCTCGATGCCGCCATCTTCATGGCGCAGAAGGTGCCGGGAGAGCCGGACCTGCTGCCCCCGCGCCGCATCAAGCGCAGGCCGAAGGCGACTCCCGAGGCGGGGGCGAGTCCGAACACCGGGCCGATGCCGGAGACCCCGGCGCCTCGCACGGGGGCTCGCAAGGGGCGGGCGGCGAAGAAGAGCGGCTGA
- a CDS encoding vWA domain-containing protein, with protein MAGHEAIVRPFSDVHRMGNKVVATLLHDPTVEGLEVALYMDGSASMEDEYGPRGVLAKLAPVKNLVEPQMRWMLEYLASKDRDGGVRVAYWATGDGSQLEQLGDLTAVQAKDFRFPGPRFYGKATVMLPVLRDFVAHMKASVPNGVRRGLAVIITDSQLSDGNDVRAYATQVAKEIASGRLPRMNFVFVGVGDQVDEEQMEEISHETYPGVGHLWCHRIADRMEEMAELVAVLVDETMTVAAGGTLYDEQGKVLKSYEGRLPAVLEFEVPAACKAFTLEVAGQKFTQPIPEEHEDEDHHEEEERKPEPASAPAAAPARKHGGHRH; from the coding sequence ATGGCCGGCCATGAAGCCATCGTGCGTCCGTTCTCGGACGTGCACCGGATGGGAAACAAGGTCGTCGCCACGCTGCTGCACGACCCGACGGTGGAGGGGCTGGAAGTGGCCCTCTACATGGACGGCTCGGCGAGCATGGAGGACGAGTACGGGCCTCGCGGGGTGCTGGCGAAGCTGGCCCCCGTGAAGAACCTCGTCGAGCCGCAGATGCGGTGGATGCTCGAGTACCTCGCGAGCAAGGACCGCGACGGCGGAGTCCGCGTGGCCTACTGGGCCACGGGGGACGGCAGCCAGCTGGAGCAACTGGGGGACCTCACCGCCGTGCAGGCCAAGGACTTCCGCTTCCCGGGGCCGCGCTTCTACGGCAAGGCCACGGTGATGCTGCCCGTGCTGCGCGACTTCGTGGCGCACATGAAGGCCTCGGTGCCCAACGGGGTGCGCCGCGGGCTGGCCGTCATCATCACCGACTCGCAGCTCTCCGACGGCAACGACGTGCGGGCGTACGCCACGCAGGTCGCCAAGGAGATTGCCTCCGGGCGCCTGCCGCGGATGAACTTCGTGTTCGTCGGCGTGGGTGACCAGGTGGACGAGGAGCAGATGGAGGAGATCTCCCACGAGACGTACCCCGGCGTGGGCCACCTGTGGTGCCACCGCATCGCCGACCGCATGGAGGAGATGGCGGAGCTGGTGGCGGTGCTGGTGGACGAGACGATGACGGTGGCCGCGGGCGGCACCCTCTACGACGAGCAGGGGAAGGTCCTGAAGTCGTATGAAGGCCGGCTGCCCGCGGTGCTCGAGTTCGAGGTTCCGGCCGCGTGCAAGGCCTTCACCCTGGAGGTGGCGGGGCAGAAGTTCACCCAGCCCATCCCCGAGGAGCACGAGGACGAGGACCACCACGAGGAGGAGGAGCGCAAGCCCGAGCCGGCCAGCGCCCCCGCCGCAGCCCCCGCCCGCAAGCACGGCGGCCACCGCCACTAG